A portion of the Streptomyces erythrochromogenes genome contains these proteins:
- a CDS encoding ricin-type beta-trefoil lectin domain protein: MARARTKPMLRSTFAAVAAFAAALGGVTAVTPMAQAATTSGVVAPLSPELEAIRAAEAVKIYGDPAVRPQADRKTGLISLGDSEISGEGVGHYDPATNTPNNQCHRSPDAAIHRTGIPADLTFNVACSGGYTGNIRIGGSKQYADELVQSDSLAIKARNTRIKMVLLVAGANDDLQFGPVMTDCVTRWILSQGTCEPKYAPGWQARVDGLRPKVEATVADLRTVMRDAGYADADYKLVVMGYPSPIGPDFHDNPDFPGKLPGGCAGYDSDATWGRNYAVPTFEKGMRAAALASGAIYLDNSRLFHGHEVCMEDTWARGLYLDLGDHFPWDENTARQSFHPNYRGHGAFASCLTQLYDSGLREASCADPASTGRPVLQAGAWDDKFKPLRNEATGNCLDSFGGSSANETKIVGWDCHSGRNQGWWYDTARKSVHIELTQDRCLDTPGANYGSGTGLIIWNCHGGANQQFVRDGATLRPAAAPGMCLTVAAAHEPLRLQSCNGSANQRFA, translated from the coding sequence ACCTTCGCCGCCGTCGCGGCGTTCGCGGCCGCCCTGGGGGGTGTCACCGCCGTCACCCCCATGGCCCAGGCGGCCACCACCTCCGGGGTCGTCGCACCCCTCTCGCCCGAGCTGGAGGCGATCCGCGCCGCCGAAGCCGTCAAGATCTACGGCGACCCCGCCGTGCGCCCGCAGGCCGACCGCAAGACCGGCCTGATCTCGCTGGGCGACAGCGAGATCTCGGGCGAGGGCGTCGGCCATTACGACCCGGCGACCAACACGCCGAACAACCAGTGCCACCGCTCGCCCGATGCCGCGATCCACCGCACCGGCATCCCGGCCGACCTCACCTTCAACGTCGCCTGCTCCGGCGGCTACACCGGCAACATCAGGATCGGCGGCAGCAAGCAGTACGCCGACGAACTGGTGCAGAGCGACAGCCTCGCCATCAAGGCCCGCAACACCAGGATCAAGATGGTCCTGCTGGTCGCGGGGGCCAACGACGACCTGCAGTTCGGCCCCGTCATGACCGACTGCGTCACCCGCTGGATCCTCAGCCAGGGCACCTGCGAGCCCAAGTACGCCCCCGGCTGGCAGGCCCGCGTCGACGGCCTGAGGCCCAAGGTGGAGGCCACGGTCGCGGACCTCAGGACGGTCATGCGCGACGCCGGCTACGCCGACGCCGACTACAAGCTCGTCGTGATGGGCTACCCCAGCCCCATCGGCCCCGACTTCCACGACAACCCGGACTTCCCCGGGAAGCTGCCCGGCGGCTGCGCCGGCTACGACTCGGACGCCACCTGGGGCCGCAACTACGCGGTACCCACCTTCGAGAAGGGCATGCGCGCCGCGGCCCTGGCCTCCGGCGCGATCTACCTCGACAACTCGCGCCTCTTCCACGGCCACGAGGTGTGCATGGAGGACACCTGGGCCCGCGGGCTCTACCTGGACCTCGGGGACCACTTCCCCTGGGACGAGAACACCGCCCGCCAGTCCTTCCACCCCAACTACCGCGGACACGGGGCCTTCGCGTCCTGCCTGACCCAGCTCTACGACTCGGGCCTGCGCGAGGCCTCCTGCGCCGATCCCGCGAGCACCGGCAGGCCCGTCCTCCAGGCCGGAGCCTGGGACGACAAGTTCAAACCGCTCAGGAACGAGGCCACCGGCAACTGCCTCGACTCCTTCGGCGGCTCCAGCGCCAACGAGACGAAGATCGTGGGCTGGGACTGCCACAGCGGCCGCAACCAGGGCTGGTGGTACGACACCGCCCGCAAGTCCGTCCACATCGAACTGACCCAGGACCGCTGCCTCGACACCCCCGGCGCCAACTACGGCTCCGGCACCGGCCTGATCATCTGGAACTGCCACGGCGGAGCCAACCAGCAGTTCGTCCGCGACGGCGCCACCCTGCGGCCCGCCGCCGCCCCCGGCATGTGCCTGACCGTGGCCGCCGCCCACGAGCCGCTGCGCCTGCAGAGCTGCAACGGATCCGCGAACCAGCGCTTCGCATAA